The stretch of DNA GCCATCCCGTTCGACCGCGACCTCGCGATCGGCATCATGGTCGAGGTGCCGAGCGCCGCCCTCATGGCCCGCAACTTCGCCCGCGAGTGCGACTTCTTCTCGATCGGCACGAACGACCTCGTGCAGTACACGCTGGCGGTGGACCGCTCGAACGAGCGGGTGGCGGGGCTGTACACGGCCGGCCACCCGGCGGTGCTTCGGCTCATCCGCGAGGTGGTCCAGGCCGCTTGCGACGCCGACATCCAGGTCGCGGTCTGCGGCGAGATGGCCGGCGAGCCCATGTACACGGTCCTTCTGATCGGCCTGGGGGTCCACGCGCTCAGCGTCTCGCCTGCCACGCTCCTCGAAGTCAAGAAGGTCATCCGCAGCGTGACGATGGACCAGGCGCGGGAGGTCACGGACAAGATTTTCTCGTTCGATTCGGACCGCGAAGTGGACGCGTACCTGTCGGAACTGACCCGGCGACTGCTGCCGGAAATGGCGGTCTGATCCGCCGGCGGCACGCCGGACGGAAAACAAAAGGAGACATTGCAATGGATCGTCGGCAATTTCTGAAGACCTCGCTGGTGGGCGCCGGTATGATGGCCGGACTCCGCGTGGCGGGCGATGCGATGGCCGAGGAAAAAGCAGCGGAGAAACCCTTGAAACAAGGGGTCCTGAAACTCTGCAGCCAGGACGGCAAAATTCCCGGCGGCAGCCTCAAGGAAAAGGCCGAGAACATCCTCAAGTTCGGCGGATGCGGCCTCGAATTTGGCGGCCTGAGCGTCGAACGGGCCAGGCAGATCAAGCAGGAACTGGCGGGCACCGGCGTCGGCGTGGCCGCCCTGTGTGTCGCACGGTTCTCGCTGCTGCACCCCGACGCCGCCGAGAACGCCAAGGGCCTCGAGCGCCTCAAAGAAATGCTGACGGCCGCGGGCGAGGCCGGGTCCACCGGCGTCATCGTCGTGCCGGCCTTCAACCGCGACCCGCAACTCGAGGGCGACGAGGGCCGCAAACGCCTCCTCGACACGCTGCCGGCCCTCGGCGAACACGCGGTCAAGTGCGGCACGCGGGTGCTCCTGGAGCCGCTCAACAAGGGCGAGGCCCACTTTCTGAACCGTCTGGCCGACGCCGCCGACATTTGCCGGAAAATCAACAGCCCCGGCATCTGCTTGATGGGCGACTTCTATCATATGTGCAAAGAAGAAACCGACGACGAGCAGGCGATCCTGGCGGCCGACGGCCTGCTGCACCACGTCCACCTGGCCAGCCGCATCCGCTGGCTCCCGGGCCAGGACCACCTGAAGGAGCCCGACAAGCCGGAGCGGAGTTTCGTCGCCGGGTTCCGGGGCCTGAAGAAGATCGGCTACCAGGACTATTGCAGCCTCGAATGCCATGTCGAGGGCGACCCGATGGTCGAGATTCCGAAATCGTTCGCGTTTCTGAAGAGTGAGTGGGAAAAGGCGACGGTGTAACGGCCGCCGTCCGCCACGCACAACGAAGCCGAGAGAGGAGATGGCCCATGAAGATGCACGAGCAGGAATCCAGCGGGA from Planctomycetota bacterium encodes:
- a CDS encoding sugar phosphate isomerase/epimerase encodes the protein MDRRQFLKTSLVGAGMMAGLRVAGDAMAEEKAAEKPLKQGVLKLCSQDGKIPGGSLKEKAENILKFGGCGLEFGGLSVERARQIKQELAGTGVGVAALCVARFSLLHPDAAENAKGLERLKEMLTAAGEAGSTGVIVVPAFNRDPQLEGDEGRKRLLDTLPALGEHAVKCGTRVLLEPLNKGEAHFLNRLADAADICRKINSPGICLMGDFYHMCKEETDDEQAILAADGLLHHVHLASRIRWLPGQDHLKEPDKPERSFVAGFRGLKKIGYQDYCSLECHVEGDPMVEIPKSFAFLKSEWEKATV